The Saprospiraceae bacterium genome includes a window with the following:
- the lysM gene encoding peptidoglycan-binding protein LysM, translating into MGLFSFLKAAGSKLFGGKSEAAPTAPATNPNAAMEALQEAAEKNKAAALAAQVVSHGIPVENLDIVVDDDKATVYGQVESTTAKEKVILIVGNTEGIATVDDRISVINAEPEATFYEVKKGDSLSKIAKEHYGDMMKYPAIFEANKPMLTSPDLIYPGQVLRIPVL; encoded by the coding sequence ATGGGATTATTTTCATTTTTAAAGGCTGCCGGATCAAAACTTTTTGGAGGAAAATCTGAAGCAGCACCCACAGCACCTGCAACAAATCCTAATGCAGCAATGGAAGCGCTTCAAGAAGCCGCAGAAAAAAACAAAGCCGCAGCACTCGCAGCTCAGGTAGTTTCACATGGTATTCCTGTAGAAAATCTGGACATCGTGGTAGATGATGACAAAGCGACTGTATACGGTCAGGTAGAGTCGACAACCGCAAAAGAAAAAGTGATTCTTATAGTTGGTAATACGGAAGGTATTGCTACTGTAGACGACAGAATCTCTGTGATCAATGCAGAACCGGAAGCCACTTTTTATGAAGTCAAAAAAGGTGACTCTCTTTCAAAAATCGCAAAAGAACATTATGGGGATATGATGAAATATCCTGCGATCTTCGAAGCAAACAAGCCTATGCTTACTTCACCTGATCTTATATACCCTGGTCAAGTATTACGGATACCAGTTTTATAA
- a CDS encoding LamB/YcsF family protein has product MKGLHINCDMAESYGNLTCGNDIDIMPFVDAVNIACGFHGGDPLTILDTITQAHKFNRQIGAHPSYPDLVGFGRRYIEMTSSELYAALLYQIGAVKALTETIGGKLYHVKPHGALYNTAFLNQNVASIIVDVVKAIDAGLIIFAQEHSLLEKTANKSGLKVMYEGFADRKYNDDGTLAPRHLPGAVISSPAEVKEQTFLLQEGKAMTISGKIIKVAADTICLHGDHPEVIKSLTLIRNYS; this is encoded by the coding sequence ATGAAAGGATTACATATAAATTGCGATATGGCAGAATCTTATGGCAATCTGACATGTGGTAATGACATTGATATCATGCCGTTCGTAGATGCAGTAAATATTGCTTGTGGATTTCATGGCGGAGACCCGTTGACTATTTTGGATACTATCACTCAGGCTCATAAATTTAATAGACAGATTGGTGCTCATCCATCGTATCCTGATTTAGTAGGATTTGGCAGGAGATACATTGAGATGACATCATCTGAGCTTTATGCAGCATTACTGTATCAGATTGGGGCAGTAAAAGCTTTGACGGAGACTATTGGAGGTAAATTATACCATGTCAAACCTCATGGTGCCTTGTACAACACCGCATTTTTAAATCAAAACGTGGCATCAATTATTGTTGATGTTGTGAAAGCTATCGATGCAGGTTTGATAATTTTCGCCCAGGAACATTCTCTTCTTGAAAAAACAGCGAACAAGTCAGGTTTGAAAGTAATGTATGAAGGATTTGCTGACAGAAAATATAATGATGATGGCACTTTGGCACCGAGACATCTGCCGGGAGCGGTTATCTCTTCGCCTGCAGAAGTCAAAGAGCAAACATTTTTGCTTCAGGAAGGAAAGGCTATGACCATCTCCGGAAAAATAATTAAAGTTGCAGCGGATACAATTTGCCTTCATGGTGACCACCCTGAAGTTATAAAATCCTTAACTTTGATCAGAAACTATTCTTAG
- a CDS encoding cysteine desulfurase, giving the protein MRVYFDNASTTPMTDEVVEVMCRIFKEDFGNPSSIHWHGRKTKSLIEQARKTVAKTINASISEVFFTSSATEANNMVLKNAVEYLHIKRIITSPTEHHCILHTVQYLAISRLIEVIYLRVDQKGNPDTDQLTKLLEEDSSATMVSLMHGNNEIGTMIDLQLTGEICKKFNVPFHCDAVQTIGKYPIDIQSSNISFLSASAHKFHGPKGIGFVYISNEYILPAYIHGGAQERNMRAGTENVAAIAGLEKALDMSVKNMVENYKYVLNLRNLMKQQLSNSISDISFNGNQDDHFLAHILSVSFPPGPKTEMLVMNLDINGISASSGSACSAGIEEDSHVIQAIKHPKERKTIRFSFSPYNTVEELNYTIEKLKEVI; this is encoded by the coding sequence ATGAGAGTATATTTTGATAATGCGTCAACAACACCAATGACAGATGAGGTTGTCGAAGTGATGTGTCGTATTTTCAAAGAAGATTTTGGCAATCCATCTTCTATACACTGGCATGGCCGAAAGACCAAGTCACTGATCGAGCAAGCAAGAAAAACTGTCGCCAAAACAATCAATGCTTCAATATCAGAAGTGTTTTTTACATCCTCGGCGACCGAGGCCAATAATATGGTTCTGAAAAACGCAGTCGAATATCTCCATATCAAAAGGATCATCACATCACCGACAGAGCACCATTGTATCCTGCACACTGTCCAATATTTAGCAATATCAAGGCTGATCGAAGTCATTTATCTACGTGTCGATCAAAAAGGGAATCCGGATACTGATCAACTCACAAAACTGTTGGAAGAAGACAGTTCAGCAACTATGGTCAGCCTTATGCACGGCAACAATGAGATAGGAACCATGATTGACTTACAATTAACCGGTGAAATATGTAAAAAATTTAATGTACCTTTTCATTGTGATGCTGTTCAGACAATTGGTAAATATCCGATCGACATCCAATCATCCAATATCAGTTTTCTATCCGCATCAGCCCATAAATTTCATGGTCCCAAAGGAATCGGATTTGTGTATATAAGTAATGAATACATACTTCCAGCCTATATACATGGAGGTGCTCAGGAACGAAATATGCGAGCCGGTACTGAAAATGTAGCTGCTATAGCAGGTTTAGAAAAAGCACTGGATATGTCTGTAAAGAATATGGTTGAAAACTATAAGTATGTCCTAAATCTGAGAAATCTAATGAAACAACAATTGTCAAATAGTATCAGCGACATCTCTTTCAATGGAAATCAGGATGATCACTTTCTTGCACATATCTTAAGTGTCTCATTTCCTCCTGGGCCGAAAACTGAAATGCTGGTGATGAATCTGGATATTAATGGCATTTCTGCATCATCAGGAAGCGCATGTAGTGCCGGTATTGAAGAAGACTCACATGTCATACAAGCTATAAAACATCCAAAAGAAAGAAAAACTATCCGGTTTTCATTTTCACCATATAATACTGTCGAAGAATTGAATTATACAATCGAAAAGCTGAAAGAAGTCATCTGA
- a CDS encoding acetyl-CoA carboxylase carboxyltransferase subunit beta — translation MSWFKRLKEGIQTATKNKKETPDGLWHKCPSCGEMTTVKDLRENLFICPKCDYHTRISSLDYFEIIFDGKYSRMFDNIISVDMLEFKDVKSYEDRLAEAYKKTNLNDSMCVAAGNVNKYPLVVACMDFGFIGGSMGSVVGEKISRSIDYCIAHRVPLMIISKSGGARMMESAFSLMQMAKTSAKLTLMAKNGIPYFSFMTDPTTGGVTASYAMLGDLNFAEPAALIGFAGPRVIKETIKKDLPEDFQTSEYLLEHGFLDFIVHRKNLKEKLGDILSCFDLKKSESKELSEIQE, via the coding sequence ATGAGTTGGTTTAAAAGACTGAAAGAAGGAATCCAGACAGCAACAAAAAACAAAAAGGAAACACCGGATGGTTTATGGCATAAATGTCCAAGTTGCGGTGAAATGACCACGGTCAAAGACCTTCGGGAGAATCTTTTTATTTGCCCGAAATGTGATTACCATACACGTATTAGTTCATTAGATTATTTTGAAATTATATTTGACGGAAAGTACTCAAGAATGTTTGACAATATCATCTCTGTCGATATGCTTGAATTTAAGGATGTAAAATCCTATGAGGACCGTCTTGCAGAAGCCTACAAGAAAACCAATCTCAATGATTCTATGTGTGTCGCTGCTGGAAATGTCAATAAATATCCATTAGTTGTTGCCTGTATGGATTTTGGTTTTATCGGTGGTTCGATGGGATCCGTAGTAGGAGAGAAGATTTCTAGGTCTATTGACTACTGTATAGCACATCGGGTACCTTTGATGATCATTTCCAAATCAGGAGGTGCGCGGATGATGGAGTCTGCTTTTTCTTTGATGCAAATGGCAAAAACATCCGCGAAGCTGACTCTTATGGCAAAAAATGGAATTCCTTATTTTTCATTTATGACTGATCCAACCACAGGTGGAGTTACAGCTTCTTATGCGATGCTTGGAGATTTAAATTTTGCTGAACCGGCAGCACTTATTGGTTTTGCAGGTCCGAGAGTTATAAAAGAAACTATCAAAAAAGATCTTCCTGAGGATTTTCAGACTTCTGAATATCTTTTGGAACATGGCTTCCTTGATTTTATTGTACATAGAAAAAACCTTAAAGAAAAACTTGGAGATATTCTATCCTGTTTTGATCTCAAAAAGTCAGAAAGTAAAGAATTATCAGAAATACAAGAATAA
- the pxpB gene encoding 5-oxoprolinase subunit PxpB, which produces MFEKVRQFGPNAILIEWQQSISDDVIDEIAFYTTELRDANIDGIVDIVPAYASLTIFFNPELQNLQKLMEILNNIKYHQVKSVNVNIWDIPVRYDSEQSADMMTLMKYTGLNRDSIVALHSETMYKVCFIGFLPGFLYLSGLPSELCIPRKNVPSTHIEKGSVAIGGCQTGIYPCDSPGGWHVIGNTDFDFIQYINMPYCPVQPGDTVKFVPLLSS; this is translated from the coding sequence ATGTTTGAAAAAGTAAGACAGTTTGGTCCCAATGCTATATTGATAGAATGGCAACAATCCATATCAGACGATGTCATCGACGAAATCGCTTTTTATACCACAGAGTTAAGAGATGCAAATATTGATGGTATCGTAGATATTGTTCCTGCATATGCATCATTGACGATTTTCTTCAATCCGGAGTTACAAAATCTTCAAAAGTTGATGGAGATTTTAAATAATATCAAATACCACCAGGTTAAGTCTGTCAATGTAAATATTTGGGACATTCCGGTACGGTACGACAGTGAGCAATCAGCAGATATGATGACTCTAATGAAATACACAGGATTAAACAGAGACAGCATAGTAGCATTACACTCTGAAACAATGTATAAAGTGTGTTTCATAGGTTTTTTGCCAGGTTTTTTATACCTTAGTGGTCTTCCTTCAGAGCTTTGTATACCTCGGAAAAATGTTCCATCTACCCACATCGAAAAAGGGTCAGTGGCGATAGGTGGATGTCAAACAGGTATTTATCCCTGCGATAGTCCAGGTGGATGGCATGTGATAGGAAACACAGATTTTGATTTTATTCAATATATTAATATGCCGTATTGTCCTGTTCAGCCTGGAGATACAGTTAAATTTGTTCCTTTATTATCATCATAA
- the bshC gene encoding bacillithiol biosynthesis cysteine-adding enzyme BshC has protein sequence MLRIEKVPFNEINSLSFKDKFYQQNPERLKHFIEFTPDLDGLKDAIEVRRNRFPVDRALLVSVLQDQYTKSEPTDLQTQNIKDLQEENTFTIVTAHQPCLMGGPAYYFYKIYSTINLCRQLSQKFNDCKFVPVFISGSEDHDFDEVKSIFLYNKSIEWQNESKGPVGRFSTAGLEEVIKNVQEILGHNDHVKEIISTFETALYNANTYNDFVFSWLNNFFGANGLIVLNMDDSRFKNAFAPHIKKEILERKSIHLIQKTQDELSTLGFRPQAFARDINLFYMLDGLRERIYFENNQYHVNHTELVFSEAEIKQLIDEYPERFSPNVIMRPIFQEYILPNIAYIGGGGEIAYWLERKSQFEYFGVFFPALIRRNSLMMMTKAVQKSMDKPGITLHLLLKDENKMITEYLEHVAEVDFHLANEIEKVNQIFTSISERAKIIDPTLAPYVLSEGHKVIKNIEGIEARLKKSIKHKEETAINQLKNIRQKLFPENNLQERKESMLQYLSVEGMSLQDELIAICDPFEKSFLFLYF, from the coding sequence ATGCTTCGCATAGAAAAAGTACCTTTTAACGAGATAAATTCACTTTCATTTAAAGATAAATTTTATCAGCAAAATCCGGAGAGACTTAAACATTTCATTGAATTTACGCCTGATTTGGATGGTTTGAAAGATGCAATTGAAGTCAGGAGGAATCGGTTTCCTGTAGACAGAGCTCTCCTGGTAAGTGTTTTGCAGGATCAGTACACAAAATCAGAACCCACTGATCTTCAAACTCAGAATATTAAAGATCTGCAGGAAGAAAATACATTTACTATTGTCACCGCACATCAACCGTGTCTCATGGGTGGGCCTGCATATTATTTTTATAAGATATACTCCACTATAAATCTGTGCAGACAATTAAGTCAAAAATTTAATGATTGCAAGTTTGTGCCGGTTTTTATCAGTGGATCTGAGGATCATGACTTTGATGAAGTCAAATCTATATTTTTGTATAATAAATCCATTGAGTGGCAAAATGAATCAAAAGGCCCGGTAGGTAGATTTTCGACGGCTGGTCTGGAAGAAGTGATCAAAAATGTTCAGGAAATCCTCGGTCACAATGATCATGTAAAAGAAATCATCTCTACATTTGAAACAGCTCTCTACAATGCAAATACTTACAATGATTTTGTATTTTCATGGTTGAATAATTTTTTTGGAGCAAACGGACTCATTGTGCTTAATATGGATGATTCAAGATTTAAAAATGCTTTTGCTCCGCACATAAAAAAAGAAATATTAGAGAGAAAAAGTATTCATTTAATTCAAAAAACGCAGGATGAATTGTCTACTTTGGGTTTCCGACCACAAGCATTTGCGAGAGATATCAATTTATTTTACATGCTGGATGGATTGCGGGAGCGCATCTATTTTGAAAATAATCAATATCATGTAAATCACACAGAACTGGTTTTTTCAGAAGCTGAAATAAAGCAGTTGATTGATGAGTATCCGGAGCGATTTAGCCCTAATGTCATTATGAGACCTATATTTCAGGAATATATTTTGCCCAATATTGCCTATATTGGAGGTGGAGGCGAAATAGCATATTGGTTGGAAAGGAAATCGCAGTTTGAATATTTTGGTGTTTTCTTTCCGGCACTTATCAGAAGAAATTCTCTCATGATGATGACAAAAGCAGTGCAGAAATCTATGGACAAACCTGGAATTACTCTCCATTTGCTTTTGAAAGACGAAAATAAAATGATCACGGAATATCTTGAGCATGTTGCAGAAGTTGATTTCCACTTAGCCAATGAAATAGAAAAAGTCAATCAGATTTTTACATCAATATCAGAACGTGCTAAAATCATTGACCCAACATTGGCTCCTTATGTCTTAAGTGAGGGACATAAAGTGATCAAGAATATAGAAGGTATTGAAGCAAGGCTCAAAAAATCCATCAAACATAAAGAAGAAACAGCCATAAACCAATTAAAGAACATAAGGCAAAAACTCTTTCCTGAAAACAACCTTCAGGAAAGAAAAGAAAGCATGTTGCAGTACTTATCAGTGGAAGGTATGTCCTTGCAAGATGAACTTATAGCCATTTGTGATCCCTTTGAAAAGAGCTTTTTATTCTTGTATTTCTGA
- a CDS encoding histidine phosphatase family protein produces the protein MKKVIIVRHAKSSWDDFRMTDFERPLDQRGLRDAPYMAKLLKTEGLKPDVIYTSDANRAQTTANFFASEFDMEIKKKHSLYHGAPDDYLDVIRMENDHYQTIALFGHNPGITFLTNLISPGSTHNIPTCGIIVAEWNSSKWGNCDWQKMKLLKIFTPKGDNHE, from the coding sequence TTGAAAAAAGTAATCATAGTAAGGCACGCAAAATCTTCCTGGGATGATTTCAGGATGACTGATTTTGAACGTCCACTTGACCAACGTGGTCTTCGGGATGCTCCTTATATGGCAAAATTATTGAAAACTGAAGGTCTGAAACCTGATGTGATCTATACCAGCGATGCTAATCGGGCTCAAACCACTGCCAACTTTTTTGCCTCAGAATTTGATATGGAAATCAAAAAAAAACATAGCCTTTATCACGGTGCACCTGATGATTATCTCGATGTCATCAGAATGGAAAATGATCATTATCAAACCATTGCATTATTTGGACACAATCCAGGCATTACTTTCCTTACTAATCTGATTAGCCCTGGAAGTACACACAATATTCCTACTTGTGGCATCATCGTAGCTGAATGGAACAGCTCAAAATGGGGTAATTGCGACTGGCAAAAAATGAAGTTATTAAAAATTTTTACACCTAAAGGCGATAATCATGAGTAA